From one Catenuloplanes nepalensis genomic stretch:
- the flhA gene encoding flagellar biosynthesis protein FlhA, with product MNTKLMGQLAVPIGVIGIIVMMVVPLPTMILDLLIAFNITGALLIVLVSMFVQKPLEFSIFPALLLIFTLFRLALNISATRLVLMDGFAGKVIEAFGHFVVGGSLIVGLVIFTILVIVQMVVVTKGAERVAEVGARFTLDAMPGKQMAIDADLNAGLIDEPEARKRRQEVSAEADFYGAMDGASKFVKGDAIAAIIITLINLIGGFGVGMLQKGMAPVEAIETYSLLSIGDGLVSQIPALLLSVATGLIVTRSATEGDMGSSVTKQLGQHKLALQIGGGAALALCVIPGLPKLPFLVVGGLVLFASTRLKPPVEEPAPGEAAEGAAAAAVNPDTTESIMGEMRVDPLELALSPDLVDLVDPTGGDLLDRVRALRRKIALELGVVMPPVRTRDDLELPLSGYAIRISGVETGRGQAPPGTVLAIGDGLSALPGRAGIEPVFGLAGKWVPAELHYQAELAGATVVDRASVIITHLAEVVRTNASRLLGREDVRALVETVKRTHPVVVEELTPSLLSLGQIQRVLQSLLEEGVAIRDLVRIFESLSLRAKISTDHDGLVEAARAALGPAIAQQFSTGGTLVVVTLDPQLEHAMLESLRPSENGLFLALDAALAENVVNQIGMHAETAEQQGANPVLACSPQLRPPLHRLLRAGGRKTAVMSYSEIAGSTAQIETMGVVNGAYAGAA from the coding sequence GTGAACACGAAGCTGATGGGCCAGCTGGCCGTACCGATCGGCGTCATCGGGATCATCGTGATGATGGTGGTGCCGCTGCCGACGATGATCCTCGATCTGCTCATCGCGTTCAATATCACCGGCGCGCTCCTGATCGTCCTGGTCAGCATGTTCGTCCAGAAGCCGCTGGAGTTCTCGATCTTCCCGGCGCTACTTCTGATCTTCACGCTGTTCCGGCTGGCGCTGAACATCAGCGCGACCAGGCTGGTGCTGATGGACGGCTTCGCCGGCAAGGTGATCGAGGCGTTCGGTCACTTCGTGGTCGGCGGCTCGCTCATCGTCGGCCTGGTCATCTTCACGATCCTGGTGATCGTGCAGATGGTCGTGGTGACCAAGGGCGCGGAACGCGTCGCGGAGGTCGGCGCCCGGTTCACGCTGGACGCGATGCCCGGCAAGCAGATGGCGATCGACGCGGACCTGAACGCGGGCCTGATCGACGAGCCGGAGGCGCGGAAGCGGCGCCAGGAGGTCTCCGCGGAGGCGGACTTCTACGGCGCGATGGACGGTGCCTCGAAGTTCGTGAAGGGCGACGCGATCGCGGCCATCATCATCACGCTGATCAACCTGATCGGCGGCTTCGGCGTCGGCATGCTGCAGAAGGGCATGGCGCCGGTCGAGGCGATCGAGACGTACAGCCTGCTCAGCATCGGTGACGGCCTGGTCTCGCAGATCCCGGCGCTGCTGCTGTCCGTGGCGACCGGTCTGATCGTGACCCGGTCAGCCACCGAGGGCGACATGGGCAGCAGCGTCACCAAACAGCTCGGTCAGCACAAGCTGGCGTTGCAGATCGGCGGCGGTGCCGCGCTCGCGCTCTGCGTCATCCCGGGCCTGCCGAAGCTGCCGTTCCTGGTGGTCGGCGGCCTGGTGCTGTTCGCGTCCACCCGGCTCAAGCCGCCGGTGGAGGAGCCGGCGCCGGGCGAGGCGGCCGAGGGGGCGGCGGCCGCGGCGGTCAACCCGGACACCACCGAGTCGATCATGGGTGAGATGCGGGTCGACCCGCTGGAGCTGGCGCTCTCCCCCGACCTGGTGGACCTGGTCGACCCGACCGGCGGTGACCTGCTGGACCGGGTCCGCGCGCTGCGCCGCAAGATCGCGCTGGAGCTCGGCGTGGTGATGCCCCCGGTCCGTACCCGCGACGATCTTGAACTGCCGCTCTCCGGGTACGCGATCCGGATCAGCGGCGTGGAGACCGGCCGTGGCCAGGCACCGCCGGGCACGGTGCTGGCGATCGGCGACGGCCTCTCCGCGCTGCCCGGCCGGGCCGGCATCGAGCCGGTGTTCGGGTTGGCCGGCAAGTGGGTCCCGGCCGAACTGCACTATCAGGCCGAGCTGGCCGGCGCGACCGTGGTCGACCGCGCCTCGGTGATCATCACGCACCTGGCCGAGGTGGTCCGCACGAACGCTAGCCGGCTGCTCGGCCGCGAGGACGTCCGGGCGCTGGTCGAGACGGTCAAGCGCACCCACCCGGTGGTGGTCGAGGAGCTGACGCCGTCGCTGCTCAGCCTCGGCCAGATCCAGCGCGTGCTGCAGTCGCTGCTGGAGGAGGGCGTCGCCATCCGCGACCTGGTGCGCATCTTCGAGTCGCTGTCGCTGCGCGCGAAGATCTCCACCGACCACGACGGCCTGGTGGAGGCGGCCCGCGCCGCGCTCGGCCCGGCGATCGCGCAGCAGTTCTCCACCGGTGGCACGCTCGTCGTGGTCACGCTCGACCCGCAGCTGGAGCACGCGATGCTGGAGTCGCTGCGGCCGAGCGAGAACGGCCTGTTCCTGGCGCTGGACGCGGCGCTCGCGGAGAACGTGGTGAACCAGATCGGGATGCACGCCGAGACGGCGGAGCAGCAGGGCGCGAACCCGGTGCTGGCCTGCTCCCCGCAGCTGCGGCCGCCGCTGCACCGGCTGTTGCGGGCCGGTGGACGCAAGACCGCTGTCATGTCCTACTCCGAGATCGCCGGTTCGACCGCGCAGATCGAGACGATGGGGGTGGTGAACGGTGCCTACGCGGGTGCTGCTTGA
- the fliR gene encoding flagellar biosynthetic protein FliR codes for MLSMQLQTANMTALLLAMVRASAWLALCPPFNSRLIPARIKALLALALALPMSPKLAGQVPELATSALLISVVEQVAVGAALGFMTALLFAAIQAAGDMIDLFGGFTLAMAFDPLSQVQSSIFGRFYNLLAVTLLFATDGHQMVLRGFMMSYTSLPLNDTLSMETLAKLLTEGVGDMFLAAIQIAGPLIAVLFLTDVGFGLLNRVAPALNAFSLGFPAKIFLVLMLGGTAIAVLPRALDTIVEKAVSAVITLSGS; via the coding sequence ATGTTGTCGATGCAGCTGCAGACCGCGAACATGACGGCGTTGCTGCTCGCCATGGTCCGCGCCTCCGCCTGGCTGGCGCTGTGCCCGCCGTTCAACTCCCGGCTGATCCCGGCCCGGATCAAGGCCCTCCTCGCTCTCGCGCTCGCGCTGCCGATGTCGCCCAAGCTCGCCGGTCAGGTACCGGAGCTGGCGACATCGGCACTTCTCATCAGCGTGGTCGAGCAGGTCGCGGTCGGTGCCGCACTGGGCTTCATGACCGCGCTGCTGTTCGCCGCGATCCAGGCGGCCGGCGACATGATCGACCTGTTCGGCGGCTTCACGCTCGCGATGGCGTTCGACCCGCTCTCCCAGGTGCAGAGCTCGATCTTCGGCCGGTTCTACAACCTGCTGGCCGTCACGCTGCTGTTCGCCACGGACGGCCACCAGATGGTGCTGCGCGGCTTCATGATGTCCTACACCTCGCTGCCGCTGAACGACACGCTCTCCATGGAGACGCTGGCCAAGCTGCTCACCGAGGGCGTGGGTGACATGTTCCTGGCCGCGATCCAGATCGCCGGACCGCTGATCGCGGTGCTGTTCCTGACGGACGTCGGGTTCGGCCTGCTCAACCGCGTCGCGCCGGCGCTCAACGCGTTCTCGCTCGGCTTCCCCGCCAAGATCTTCCTGGTGCTGATGCTGGGCGGCACGGCGATCGCGGTGCTGCCGCGCGCGCTGGACACCATCGTCGAGAAGGCGGTCTCCGCCGTCATCACCCTCTCCGGCAGCTGA
- a CDS encoding S1 family peptidase, producing the protein MARWGRTLGLALALITAVALGSTAVPGVAQAKPDVVGGTRAAQGEFPFMVRLSMGCGGALYTSQIVLTAAHCVGATGANTGITATLGVVDLQSSSRITVRSTYVYRAPGYRSVTTGKDWALIKLASPVTGLATLPIATNTSNNSGTFTVAGWGSATEGGAQQRYLLKASVPFVSDTSCASSYTGRFVASDMICAGYAAGGTDTCQGDSGGPMFKTTSTGAVVQVGIVSWGTGCARPGYPGVYSEVSTFAAAIAAAAATL; encoded by the coding sequence ATGGCTCGTTGGGGTAGGACGCTCGGGCTCGCGCTCGCGCTCATCACGGCCGTCGCGCTGGGGAGCACCGCCGTGCCCGGCGTGGCGCAGGCGAAGCCGGACGTCGTCGGCGGCACGCGTGCCGCGCAGGGCGAGTTCCCGTTCATGGTGCGGCTCTCGATGGGGTGCGGTGGCGCGCTCTACACGTCGCAGATCGTGCTGACCGCGGCCCACTGCGTCGGCGCCACCGGCGCCAACACCGGCATCACCGCGACGCTGGGCGTGGTCGACCTGCAGTCCTCCAGCCGGATCACGGTCCGGTCCACCTACGTCTACCGGGCTCCCGGCTACCGCAGCGTCACCACCGGCAAGGACTGGGCGCTGATCAAGCTGGCCTCGCCGGTCACCGGCCTGGCGACGCTGCCGATCGCCACGAACACGTCCAACAACTCGGGCACGTTCACGGTCGCGGGCTGGGGCTCCGCGACCGAGGGCGGCGCGCAGCAGCGTTACCTGCTGAAGGCGTCGGTGCCCTTCGTCAGCGACACCTCGTGCGCGTCCTCGTACACCGGCCGGTTCGTCGCCAGCGACATGATCTGCGCCGGGTACGCCGCGGGCGGCACCGACACCTGCCAGGGTGACTCCGGCGGCCCGATGTTCAAGACCACCTCCACCGGCGCCGTGGTGCAGGTCGGCATCGTCAGCTGGGGCACCGGCTGTGCCCGCCCCGGCTACCCGGGCGTCTACAGCGAGGTGAGCACGTTCGCCGCAGCGATCGCCGCCGCGGCCGCCACGTTGTAG
- the fliQ gene encoding flagellar biosynthesis protein FliQ, with protein sequence MTDTQVVHLGLEAMTIAAKLCAPVLLTALAIGFAISLFQSVTQIQEATLSFVPKAIACGVALLVTGNWMLHEMISFTHALFERIPSLLG encoded by the coding sequence TTGACGGACACGCAGGTTGTGCACCTCGGGCTTGAGGCCATGACCATCGCGGCCAAGCTGTGCGCGCCCGTTCTGCTCACCGCGCTGGCCATCGGCTTCGCCATTTCGCTGTTCCAGTCCGTGACCCAGATCCAGGAGGCTACGCTCAGCTTCGTGCCGAAGGCCATCGCGTGTGGCGTTGCGCTGCTGGTCACCGGCAACTGGATGCTCCACGAGATGATCTCCTTCACCCACGCTCTCTTCGAGCGGATCCCGAGCCTTCTCGGGTAG
- a CDS encoding MFS transporter, producing the protein MGRGRRLLVLLICCMSLLIVGLDNTIVQVALPSIRADLDASLSGLQWTVDAYTLVLASLLMLAGSTADRIGRRRVFQTGLLVFALGSLACSLAPTLEWLIAARVLQAIGGSMLNPVAMSIITNTFTDPRERAQAIGVWGAVSGLGMALGPVLGGILIDSVGWEAIFWINIPVGIAAIVLTALYVPESRADHPRRPDPAGQLLVLTFLAMLTFGIIEGPNLGWTSPFIVGAFAAAALSLAGLLIYEPRREEPLLDLRFFRSAPFSGAVLIAISGFAALAGMLFLGTLYLQEVRGLSALHAGLWMLPIAAATVIFSPIAGRLVGARGTRLPLIIAGVSMTAAGAMLAAFTATTPLPWILLPYALFGLGFGMLNTPITNTAVSGMPRAQAGLAASVASTSRQVGQSLGVAVIGAVVATGLGDATGATLAADFPAASRPGFLIVATGGLIVLLVGLATTTPRAKASAARVAAALDPVHT; encoded by the coding sequence ATGGGGCGTGGCCGTCGCCTGCTGGTCCTGCTGATCTGTTGCATGAGCCTGCTGATCGTCGGCCTGGACAACACGATCGTCCAGGTGGCACTGCCGTCCATCCGAGCCGACCTGGACGCGTCCCTGTCCGGTCTGCAGTGGACGGTCGACGCGTACACGCTGGTGCTGGCGAGTCTCCTGATGCTGGCCGGCTCGACCGCGGATCGGATCGGACGGCGGCGCGTGTTCCAGACCGGCCTGCTCGTCTTCGCGCTCGGCAGCCTGGCCTGCAGTCTCGCGCCCACATTGGAGTGGCTGATCGCGGCGCGCGTGCTGCAGGCGATCGGCGGCTCGATGCTCAACCCGGTCGCCATGTCGATCATCACGAACACGTTCACCGACCCGCGCGAGCGCGCCCAGGCGATCGGCGTCTGGGGCGCGGTCAGCGGCCTCGGCATGGCGCTCGGCCCGGTGCTCGGCGGCATCCTGATCGACAGCGTCGGCTGGGAGGCGATCTTCTGGATCAACATCCCGGTCGGCATCGCCGCGATCGTACTGACCGCGCTCTACGTGCCGGAGTCCCGCGCCGACCACCCGCGCCGCCCCGACCCGGCCGGGCAGCTGCTGGTGCTGACGTTCCTGGCCATGCTCACGTTCGGCATCATCGAGGGCCCGAACCTCGGCTGGACCTCGCCGTTCATCGTCGGCGCGTTCGCCGCGGCCGCGCTGTCCCTGGCCGGCCTGCTGATCTACGAGCCGCGGCGCGAAGAGCCACTGCTCGACCTGCGCTTCTTCCGCAGCGCGCCGTTCTCCGGCGCGGTGCTCATCGCGATCAGCGGGTTCGCCGCGCTGGCCGGCATGCTCTTCCTCGGCACGCTCTACCTCCAGGAGGTGCGCGGCCTCTCGGCACTGCACGCCGGCCTGTGGATGCTGCCGATCGCGGCCGCCACCGTCATCTTCTCGCCGATCGCGGGCCGCCTCGTCGGTGCGCGCGGCACCCGGCTCCCGCTGATCATCGCGGGCGTCTCGATGACCGCGGCCGGCGCGATGCTGGCCGCGTTCACCGCCACGACGCCGCTACCGTGGATCCTGCTGCCGTACGCGCTCTTCGGCCTCGGCTTCGGCATGCTGAACACCCCGATCACCAACACCGCGGTCTCCGGCATGCCGCGCGCCCAGGCCGGTCTGGCCGCCTCGGTCGCCTCCACCAGCCGCCAGGTCGGCCAGTCCCTCGGCGTGGCCGTGATCGGCGCCGTGGTCGCCACCGGCCTCGGCGACGCCACCGGCGCCACCCTCGCCGCCGACTTCCCCGCGGCCAGCCGCCCTGGCTTCCTCATCGTCGCCACCGGCGGCCTCATCGTCCTCCTCGTCGGCCTCGCCACCACCACCCCGCGCGCCAAGGCCTCCGCCGCCCGCGTCGCCGCCGCCCTCGACCCGGTTCACACCTGA
- a CDS encoding EscU/YscU/HrcU family type III secretion system export apparatus switch protein, with amino-acid sequence MSGEKTEKPTPQKLKKAREEGQIGKTPDLGAWAGIAAASVLVPMTLEKAVAKAREVILRLPDVVENPDVGSALDMFRDALLGSAFAVAPLAVSMMLIGIIGSGAQGGIHVATKLLMPKFSRLNPLQGIKRIVGMQALWEGFKALIKTLVLGGVLYIQIKDLVPSLMTAGNLPLAVLLDMVKDATIAIIRTAAVAGLVMAAADYFVVKMRTMKQLKMSLQEVKDEYKKTEGDPHVKGQIRARQHAMARNRMMSDVPKADVVLVNPTHVAVAMRYEPEKGAPRVIAKGQGNVAQKIRDLASENRIPMIQDVPLARALYGSCEIGAEIPAEFYGAVAKVLAFVMSLKSRGSAAGTHRLAA; translated from the coding sequence GTGAGCGGCGAGAAGACCGAGAAACCCACACCGCAGAAACTCAAGAAGGCCCGCGAGGAGGGCCAGATCGGCAAGACCCCCGACCTGGGGGCCTGGGCCGGGATCGCGGCCGCCAGCGTGCTGGTGCCGATGACGCTGGAGAAGGCGGTCGCCAAGGCGCGGGAGGTGATCCTCCGGCTGCCGGACGTGGTCGAGAACCCGGACGTCGGTTCCGCGCTGGACATGTTCCGGGACGCGCTGCTCGGCTCGGCGTTCGCGGTGGCGCCGCTCGCGGTCTCGATGATGCTGATCGGCATCATCGGCTCCGGCGCGCAGGGCGGCATCCACGTCGCCACCAAGCTGCTGATGCCGAAGTTCTCCCGGCTCAATCCACTACAGGGCATCAAGCGGATCGTCGGTATGCAGGCGCTCTGGGAGGGCTTCAAGGCGCTGATCAAGACGCTGGTGCTGGGTGGCGTGCTCTACATACAGATCAAGGACCTGGTCCCGTCGCTGATGACGGCCGGCAACCTGCCGCTCGCGGTACTGCTCGACATGGTCAAGGACGCCACCATCGCCATCATCCGGACGGCCGCGGTAGCCGGCCTGGTGATGGCCGCGGCCGACTACTTCGTGGTGAAGATGCGCACGATGAAGCAGCTGAAGATGTCGTTGCAGGAGGTGAAGGACGAGTACAAGAAGACCGAGGGTGACCCGCACGTGAAGGGCCAGATCCGGGCGCGGCAGCACGCGATGGCCCGGAACCGGATGATGTCCGACGTGCCGAAGGCGGACGTGGTGCTGGTCAACCCGACGCACGTGGCGGTCGCGATGCGGTACGAGCCGGAGAAGGGCGCGCCCCGGGTGATCGCCAAGGGGCAGGGCAACGTGGCACAGAAGATCCGCGACCTGGCGTCGGAGAACCGGATCCCGATGATCCAGGACGTGCCGCTGGCCCGCGCGCTCTACGGCAGCTGCGAGATCGGCGCGGAGATCCCGGCCGAGTTCTACGGCGCGGTGGCGAAGGTGCTGGCGTTCGTGATGAGCCTGAAGTCGCGCGGTTCCGCGGCGGGTACGCACCGCCTGGCCGCATAA
- a CDS encoding FliO/MopB family protein has translation MLELVLRITFSLAIVFGLMWGLARVLKKPLTGRHSGAALDVLSRAQLSRGSSVALIRVVDRALIVGVTEGQVTLLGETDLASVERQLAGPLERRNRITLPEHVKPGEDLSGEGAEDSVIVERPSDRAAASGRTWSQTVNFLRERTVRR, from the coding sequence GTGCTCGAGCTGGTCCTCCGGATCACCTTCTCGCTGGCCATCGTCTTCGGGCTGATGTGGGGCCTGGCGCGCGTGCTGAAGAAGCCGCTCACCGGGCGGCACAGCGGCGCCGCGCTGGACGTGCTGTCCCGCGCGCAGCTCAGCCGCGGCTCCTCGGTCGCGCTGATCCGGGTGGTGGACCGCGCGCTGATCGTGGGCGTGACCGAGGGCCAGGTGACGCTGCTCGGCGAGACCGACCTGGCCTCGGTCGAGCGCCAGCTGGCCGGGCCGCTCGAACGGCGGAACCGGATCACGCTGCCCGAGCACGTGAAACCCGGCGAGGACCTCAGCGGCGAGGGCGCCGAGGACAGCGTGATCGTGGAGCGCCCGTCGGACCGGGCCGCGGCGTCCGGGCGCACCTGGTCACAGACCGTGAACTTCCTGAGGGAGCGGACGGTCCGCCGATGA
- a CDS encoding winged helix-turn-helix transcriptional regulator, with translation MRAKPHAETCGPRDVYSAACPCRDMLDLLANKWSALALGALEGGPQRFGALRDRLQGVSPKVLTHTLRGLEAHGLVDRTVFPAVPLHVEYALTDLGRDACAPLALLRTWVEQNIHRFPTTA, from the coding sequence ATGCGCGCCAAGCCCCACGCCGAGACCTGCGGCCCCCGCGACGTCTACTCCGCCGCCTGCCCCTGCCGCGACATGCTGGACCTGCTGGCCAACAAGTGGAGCGCCCTCGCGCTCGGCGCGCTGGAGGGCGGCCCGCAGCGCTTCGGCGCACTCCGCGACCGGCTGCAGGGCGTCAGCCCGAAGGTGCTCACCCACACGCTGCGCGGCCTGGAGGCCCACGGCCTGGTCGACCGCACGGTCTTCCCCGCCGTCCCACTGCACGTGGAATACGCGCTGACCGACCTCGGCCGCGACGCGTGCGCCCCGCTCGCGCTGCTCCGCACCTGGGTCGAACAGAACATCCACCGCTTCCCCACCACCGCCTAG
- the fliP gene encoding flagellar type III secretion system pore protein FliP (The bacterial flagellar biogenesis protein FliP forms a type III secretion system (T3SS)-type pore required for flagellar assembly.), with protein MTARRTATLLLLLGALLILSPASVAAAPAPQPTDAGTIDININGGGDAGKPSTSIVLLVGLTLLSVAPALLLLCTCFTKVFMVLGITRNALGLTSMPPNQVVAGLALFITFFIMSPVLSEMNAAGVQPYLKGDKDQTAAFNDGVRPLRAFMLENTRADEIALLTKVADAEKPANPDAVPLTTLVPAFVLSELRAAFIIGFVIFIPFLIIDIVVSASLMSLGMMMLPPVTVALPFKLLLFVLVDGWALIITALVGSYG; from the coding sequence ATGACCGCGAGGCGCACGGCCACACTGCTGCTCCTGCTCGGCGCGCTGCTGATCCTCAGTCCCGCGTCGGTCGCCGCCGCGCCCGCACCGCAGCCGACCGACGCCGGCACGATCGACATCAACATCAACGGCGGCGGCGACGCCGGTAAGCCCAGCACCTCGATCGTGCTGCTGGTCGGCCTGACGCTGCTCTCCGTGGCGCCCGCTCTGCTGCTCCTGTGCACGTGTTTCACCAAGGTCTTCATGGTCCTCGGCATCACCCGCAACGCGCTCGGCCTCACCTCGATGCCGCCGAACCAGGTCGTCGCCGGTCTGGCCCTGTTCATCACGTTCTTCATCATGAGTCCGGTCCTGTCCGAGATGAACGCGGCCGGCGTACAGCCCTATCTCAAGGGCGACAAGGATCAGACCGCGGCGTTCAACGACGGCGTGCGGCCGCTGCGCGCGTTCATGCTGGAGAACACCCGCGCGGACGAGATCGCGCTGCTCACCAAGGTCGCGGACGCGGAGAAGCCGGCCAACCCGGACGCCGTGCCGCTGACCACGCTGGTGCCCGCGTTCGTCCTGTCCGAGCTGCGTGCCGCCTTCATCATCGGCTTCGTCATCTTCATCCCGTTCCTCATCATCGACATCGTGGTGTCCGCGTCCCTGATGTCGCTGGGCATGATGATGCTGCCGCCGGTGACCGTCGCGCTCCCGTTCAAGCTGCTGCTCTTCGTGCTCGTCGACGGCTGGGCTCTGATCATCACCGCGCTCGTCGGCAGCTACGGCTGA
- a CDS encoding zinc-binding alcohol dehydrogenase family protein: MSETMRAVAYRRSLPVDDPESLVDVELPVPVAHGHDLLVRVHAVSVNPVDTKVRRGGDPAAGLRVLGFDASGVVEAVGPDVTRFAVGDEVYYAGSIGRSGSDAELHLVDERIAGPKPATLTHAEAAALPLTTITAWESLFEKLRVTAASTGTLLVVGAAGGVGSMVIQLARRLTGLTVIATASRPESREWALRMGAHHVVGHRDGLADAVLAVVPDGVDLVFTSFSEKAPISEYERLTAPFGQIVAIDDPETLDVVPLKGKSISWHWELMFTKPLRLPEDDGQHRLLGEVARLVDAGELRSTVTEELSPIGAEALRKAHALVESGAVTGKVVVSGGFA; encoded by the coding sequence ATGAGCGAAACGATGCGTGCGGTCGCGTACCGCAGAAGTCTTCCGGTCGATGATCCGGAGAGCCTGGTCGACGTGGAGCTGCCAGTGCCGGTGGCGCACGGCCACGACCTGCTGGTACGGGTGCACGCGGTCTCCGTCAACCCGGTGGACACGAAGGTGCGGCGCGGCGGCGATCCGGCGGCTGGACTGCGCGTGCTGGGCTTCGACGCGTCCGGGGTGGTCGAGGCGGTGGGGCCGGACGTCACCCGGTTCGCGGTCGGTGACGAGGTCTACTACGCGGGCTCGATCGGCCGGTCCGGCAGCGACGCGGAGCTGCACCTGGTCGACGAGAGGATCGCCGGGCCGAAGCCGGCGACGCTGACGCACGCGGAGGCGGCCGCGCTGCCGCTGACCACGATCACGGCGTGGGAGAGCCTGTTCGAGAAGCTGCGGGTGACCGCGGCGAGCACCGGCACGCTGCTGGTGGTCGGGGCGGCCGGCGGCGTCGGCTCGATGGTGATCCAGCTGGCCCGGCGGCTGACCGGGCTGACCGTGATCGCGACCGCGTCCCGGCCGGAGTCGCGCGAGTGGGCGCTGCGGATGGGCGCGCACCACGTGGTCGGCCACCGCGACGGGCTGGCGGACGCGGTGCTGGCGGTGGTGCCGGACGGCGTGGACCTGGTCTTCACCTCGTTCTCGGAGAAGGCCCCGATCAGCGAGTACGAACGGCTCACCGCGCCGTTCGGTCAGATCGTGGCGATCGACGACCCGGAGACGCTGGACGTGGTGCCGCTGAAGGGGAAGAGCATCAGCTGGCACTGGGAGCTGATGTTCACCAAGCCGCTGCGGCTGCCGGAGGACGACGGACAGCACCGCCTGCTCGGCGAGGTCGCCCGGCTGGTCGACGCGGGGGAACTGCGCAGCACGGTCACCGAGGAGCTGAGCCCGATCGGGGCGGAGGCACTGCGGAAGGCGCACGCGCTGGTCGAGTCCGGCGCGGTGACCGGCAAGGTGGTCGTGTCCGGCGGTTTCGCCTGA
- the fliQ gene encoding flagellar biosynthesis protein FliQ, whose amino-acid sequence MTDTQVVHLGLEAMTIAAKLCAPVLLTALAIGFAISLFQSVTQIQEATLSFVPKAIACGVALLVTGNWMLHEMISFTHALFDRLPSLLG is encoded by the coding sequence ATGACGGACACGCAGGTTGTGCACCTCGGGCTTGAGGCTATGACCATCGCGGCCAAGCTGTGCGCGCCCGTTCTGCTCACCGCGCTGGCCATCGGCTTCGCCATCTCCCTCTTCCAGTCCGTGACCCAGATCCAGGAGGCCACGCTCAGCTTCGTGCCGAAGGCCATCGCCTGCGGCGTCGCACTGCTGGTCACCGGCAACTGGATGCTCCACGAGATGATCTCCTTCACCCACGCTCTCTTCGACCGCCTCCCCAGCCTCCTCGGCTGA
- the fliN gene encoding flagellar motor switch protein FliN, producing the protein MTAATVSDSQLTLARSAAQAALAVLPTSTPLQVGQPIAGASADLPDGQAVTARFSGAATGEVVVIVGADLAEALRTSPLGELDLATAIRPALEGAARAFGPVVLDPGQVMEPAVAMSALAVKGDMTVSVPLLEGTATRALVAVLLSPWPSEGGDVAPRAAAPATAVRAGLEMLHDVEMEVSAELGRTRMSVRDLLSVTPGTIVELDRAAGSPADLLVNGRLIARGEVVVIDENFGIRITEIMTPNE; encoded by the coding sequence ATGACCGCGGCCACCGTCTCCGACTCGCAGCTGACGCTCGCCCGCTCCGCGGCCCAGGCCGCGCTCGCCGTGCTGCCGACCAGCACGCCGCTGCAGGTCGGGCAGCCGATCGCGGGCGCGAGCGCGGATCTGCCGGACGGCCAGGCGGTCACCGCGCGGTTCAGCGGCGCGGCCACGGGCGAGGTGGTCGTGATCGTCGGCGCGGATCTCGCGGAGGCGCTGCGGACCAGCCCGCTCGGCGAACTGGACCTGGCCACCGCGATCCGGCCCGCGCTGGAGGGCGCGGCCCGCGCGTTCGGCCCGGTCGTGCTGGACCCGGGCCAGGTGATGGAACCGGCGGTCGCGATGAGCGCGCTGGCCGTCAAGGGCGACATGACGGTGAGCGTGCCGCTGCTGGAGGGCACCGCGACCCGGGCCCTGGTAGCGGTGCTGCTCTCGCCGTGGCCGTCCGAGGGCGGTGACGTCGCACCCCGGGCCGCCGCGCCGGCCACCGCGGTCCGGGCCGGCCTGGAGATGCTGCACGACGTCGAGATGGAGGTCTCGGCCGAGCTGGGGCGCACCCGGATGAGCGTGCGTGACCTGCTCTCGGTCACCCCCGGCACCATCGTCGAGCTGGACCGGGCCGCCGGCAGCCCGGCCGACCTGCTGGTCAACGGCCGGCTGATCGCGCGCGGCGAGGTGGTCGTTATCGACGAGAACTTCGGCATCCGGATCACCGAGATCATGACACCGAACGAGTAG